Within the Leptotrichia sp. oral taxon 498 genome, the region ACAGCTATAATATCTGCAAAATATCCTTCTTCCAACTTTCCTCTTTTTCTGATTTTCATTATTTTTGCAGGACTTTCACACATCAGTTTTTGAATTGTTTCCAATTTCACTCTTTTTTCATTATAGGCATTTAGCATTAAAGCAAGTGAAGTTTCCACTCCTGGCATTCCAAAAGTTATCTTTTCTAATTTTTCTGAAATTAGGTGTGGTGCATGATCCGTTCCAATTGTATCAATTTCACCATTATTTAACGCTTCCCACAAAAATTCATTGTCAGCTTTTGTTCTAAGTTCTGGTTTCATTCTCAAAAGCATTTTATTTCTTTTGGTACTTTCTCTAATTTCTTCGTTCAAAAACAAGTGATGTGGTGTAACTTCTGCATAAATGGGATGCTTTTCGTTGTTAAAATCCTTATCTTTTTTCGCATTCAAAACTTTAATCAATTCTTCTTTTGACGGAATGTGGCAGACATAAAGTCCATTTCCATAATCTTTATTAAGTTTTAGTGCTTTGTCAATCATCTCATTTTCAGCATGAACCAACACTAATTTAGAATTTTCAAACACTTTTTTTAAAATTTCGTCATCTTCAATAAGCATTTCTCCTGTCGAAACATTCATAAATATTTTTACAGTATTTACTTTGCCGCTTTCAATAACTTTTTTTATTTCACTGGCGTTATTATTTTTACTTCCACCAAAATGAAATCCATAATTTACAATAGATTTTCTAGCCGCCAATTTCTTTTTTTCTTCCAGCGCTTTTAAACTTGTCGTCGTCGGAATTGTATTTGGCATATCATAAAATGTTGTAATTCCTGCTTTAGCACATGCTCTGCTTCCTGTTGCAAAATCTTCTTTATAAGTAAATCCTGGCTCTCTCATATGCGTATGAATATCAATAACTCCTGGCATTACTAATTTCCCGTTCAAATCAATAATTTTTAGATTCTTGTTGCTATTTTCTTTCTTAAATTCTTCAATTTCACTTTCCAAAATTTTTTCGCCAACTTTAAAAATTTTATCGTCTAAAATTAAAAGCTCAATTTGTTTTCCAAAAACATCAACACCATTTTTCAAAAATAACACTTTTTTCTCCTTTCTATCTCTATTTTGCTTTTATATTTTACCACAATAAATAATTTTTGTCTTTTTATTTTTTATTTCTCGAATGATATTTCCTAATTTTTTTTATTTTCTAAATTAAAAAGGTTAAATTAACGAGAAAATTGTGATATAATTTTTAAATAATATTATTTATTTAATAAGAAATTTTAATATTTATTATTTAAAAAATATAAATAATAATAACTATAAATAACAGAAGGGAAAAGAATGATTAACACAAAAAAATATTTAAAAGGCCTAAAAGCTGGAATTGGAATGGGAGTTGCATATATTCCATTTGGTCTGACAGTTGGGCTGATTGCTAAAAATAACGGAATGTATACGATTGTTACGGCAGCGATGTCATTTGGAATTTATGCCGGTGGCTCGGAAGCTATGCTTTTGAAAATGGTTTATGTGCAGCATTCTACAGCGATTGAAGTCATAATTTCAGTACTTATGATAAATTTGAGATATTTGCTTTTAAATTTACTAATTTTCAGGCAATTAAAAAATGGAACTAAATTATTTGAAAAAATACTTGTTGGAGTTGGACTTACTGATGAAACGATAACTTATGCGATTATAAAGGAAGAAAATTCACCTTGGTATATAATTGGGCTAAATACAATTCCATATTTATGCTATGCTGGAAGCTCTGTTCTAGGCTCACTTTTTGGAAATATGATACCTGAAGTTTTTCGTGCAAGTCTAAGTTTTATTTTATATTCAATATATTTTAGTTTACTTGTAATGTCCCTGCAAAAATTGCCAAAATTTTTTGAAGTTGTAATTTATGTAATTGCCGCAAAACTGGCATTTATGTATTTGCCAATTTTAAATAAAGTAAGTAGCGGATGGGCAATGATTTTAATTATGATAGGTTCAAGTTTAATTTATGCGGTAAGACATAGAAAGGATGAGGTAAAAGAAAATGAATAATTTGGAAGTTTTTAAAGTAATTGTCATTTCGGCGTTGGTAACAGTGGCTTTAAGGCTTTTGCCGCTGTTTGTAAAGATTCCAAAAAATCCGATAATGAATAAATTTTTTGAGGCATTGCCGTATTCGGTACTGGCACTTATGATTTTTCCGGATATTTTCACTTCAGGCGGTACAACTCCTTATGACATTGTAAAAATATTGATTGGAATGGGTGTCGTTGCTTTTTTATCACTAAAAAGATTTGGACTTGGAATTATTGTTTCGGTGTCGCTTGTTATGATATTTTTATTTGATTTGGCAAAGATTTATTTGATAAAATAAAAAAGAAGCGAGATTTTTTTTTATTACTTTTTATTTTTATGTATGAATAACTATTTCTTCCATTGGTATATCACTCTGAACCACCCATTCAAGGCCCAATCTTGTAAAATATAAAATACTTTCATTTACAATTCTGCTGTAACCATTTAATTTTATTTCAACATTCGCCCAATTTAATCGATACATATAATCTAATACATCCAAAATCTGATTTTTGGAACGAATCTCACACTTTCTTGCAAATGATTTTAAATTTTCATTTTCTAAAATCTCAATTATCTCCGCCAAATCAGAAAAATTATTTAAATCTGGCAATTTATCAATGGACAAAACCCATAAAAGTGTCTGCGCCGTTTCCAGTCTAAAATAAAACTCCACATTTAATTGATAATTTTCCTTTTTATTTTCCAAAAATTCTCTTTCCCGCTTTGTTAAAAATTCCTTAAACTGATATTTCTTCTCAAAAATCCCAATTATATCATTCAAATTTTTTAACATATTCTCTTTTTTCTCAAGAAATGTCTGCGATGCAATTCTAGTTATGACAATTGCCACAACTTTTCTTATAATTTCCCATTTTTTTCTTATTTTTACATCTTTTTCAGATATATTCACTTCCATTTTATCGTAAAACGGCATTTTATCTTTTTCCATTAACTTTATATTTCTTTCCATTCTGTCAGCATCTTCTTTTGTCTGCTCAAAATTTTCAAACATTTTTTCAGAAAGTGGCGGAATAAAATCTGAAAAATCCCATTTTTCTTCATCTCGCACAAGATTTTTTTTGTCATAATGATAATGTTTTAATCTTTTTGCTATTAAAAATTTTTGAAATCCGTAAAAAAACTCAGTTACTTTTTTTCTTAAAAGTTCATCATCGTCTCTTTTATTTTTATTTAACATTTCAACGGCTATCAATATTCTAGTATATTTTGAAATTTCTTTTTCATTCAAATTTTTAAAAGTTTCAAATTTTAACTTTTCTAAAAACAGCTCCATAAAAAATTCAGTTTCCAAAATATATTTGGGACTTGGATTTACTTGAATTGACAATTTTCTATCATTTTTTAAAACTAAAAAAAACTTTTTTGTCTTTGATGTTATCTCTTTGTCAGCTTCATTAGTAACTGACTTTATTTTATCAGCGTATGCTTCAAAAAAATTTTTTAAAATTTTCTCTTCCGTTTTATCTTTTGAAAAGCAGATAATCAATCTTTCTTTTCGTTTCTTTCTAAAAAACTCTAACACACCCACAGTAATTTTTTTCCTTTCTTAAAATTTAGTTTTCAAAATTATCCAATTCCTTTTCTAGTATAGTAATTATACTTGCTCCCGCCGGTATCATTTCCAAAATTTTTTGATAAAGTTCTTTTCTTTTATTTCGGCACGCTTTTAAAAATATAAGACAATCCTGTTTTTTTCTAAGTCTTAAATTATAACCATCGACCAAAAAAATTCTAAAATTCATAGTCTGAAAAGTTCCTCTTTTTATAAACATTCTAGTAAGTATTGCCATAGTAACTTCATTAATGTTAAAATAAATTTCTTTTTTTCTAATCCGATTTATAAATGTAAATATAAATTCCCCATCTAACTCTTCCAATTTTTCAGATTTATATTTTATCTTTTCTGATATTTTTCTAAAAATAAAATATAAAACATAAAATATCAATATATAAACTATTATCACAATTTTCTCCTTTTTCTAAACTAATCTATTCAAGAACACCGTTGCCAAACTTAAAAAAATCAAAAAGCCAAAGCAATCTGTCGCAGTTGTGAGCACGACAGCTGATGCCATCGCTGGATCAATTTTCATCGCTTTTAGTGTAATTGGAATCAAAAAACCTATCATACAGGCGATTACTAAATTTCCTACCATCGCTAAAAACACAATAAGACCCATATAAAAATTTCCACAAAATGCCCATATTATTGCGCCACACAAAATTCCTAAAAGCGCTCCGTTAATTGCTCCAACCAAAAAAGTTTTTGCGATTATTCCTATTGTATCTTTAAAATCGACTTCTCCCAATGCTAATGCCCGAATTGTTACTGAAAGTGCCTGTGTCCCTGCATTTCCACCCATTCCACTAATAATTGTCATTATTGATGACAAGATAACTACTTTTTCCACAGTTCCTGAAAATAATTTTATAACAAACGATGCCAAGAAAGCTGTTCCTAAATTTATTACAAGCCACGGGAGTCTCTGTTTTACTGAAAACCAAAAACTTGAATAAATTTCTTCTTCTTCCGAAACTCCTCCTAATTTTAAAATATCTTCTGTATTTTCTTCTTGAATTACATCTATTATGTCATCTATCGTAATGATTCCCAAAATAATTTTTTTGTGATTTGTAACTGGAACTACTTTTAAATCATATCTTGAAACTAGCCTTGCCACTTCTTCCTGATCCTGTTCGACATAGACATATTTGGGATTATCGTCCATAATATCCACTAATTTTGTGTCATCAGAAGAAATTAAAATATCTCTTAAATCTACTTCGCCTATCAGCTCTTTTTTTTTGTTTGTCACAAAAATCGTTTCTATAACTTCAGTTCGTGGAGCAATCACTTTTAATTTTTTCATGACATCTTTCACTTCGAGATTTCCTTTAAATGCTATGTATTGAGTCGTCATAATACCTCCAGCGGTATCCTCTTCATAACCCAATAACTCTCTTATTTTATTTGCTTGTGAACGCTTCATTTTATTAAGTATCGATTTACTTTTTTGAATATCAATAAATCCCAGAATATCGGCAACATCGTCTGGTGACATATAGCTTAAAATATCAATTGCTTCTTCATCTGAAAGTAAATCTATAATTCTAGTTTGCAGCTCTTCATCCGCCTGTTCCAAAATTCCCGCTTTATTTTCATCGCTCATAAGCTCAAAAATTCTTATTAATTCATCGTCTTTAAGTTCTTCAAAACTTTCTGCAACATCAATCGAATGATTGTCATCCAAATACTCTTCCAGCTCTTTTTCAGTTTCAATTTTCTGGATTTCCTGCGCCATTTCCTCAGGCGAAAATCTTTCCTCTTCTTCTTCAACTTCTTCATCGTCCGAAATACGCTCTCTAATTTCTTTTTTTAATTTTTCTACATCTTCTTCTGAAATTTCTGAATTTTGAAAATTTTCTAAATTTTCTTTACTTTTTTTACTCTCTTCACTACTTTCTTTATTTTTTCTATTTTCTAAACTTTCTTCAAAATCTTTTTCAAAATTTTCTTTATTTTTTACATTTTTCATCCAGCACCTCTCTTTTTTTGTAAACTAAATTTTATTTATAATTTTGAAAAATAAGTTACCGCAAGTACAGTTTTCATATCCCGTGTAACATTCAAAATGTCTTTCACATCGACCCACAAAACTTTCAAGTCTTCTCCGTGGTCAAGTGACAGCTCTTTTGGTTTAATTTTGTCGGATTTCAATCTTGCGCCGTAAAAATGCAAACTTTCAGTCGTATATCCTGGAGATACATAAAGTCCATGCGGCAATTTTTTTATATCCGTTAAATCTTCCTTAACATATCCCGTTTCTTCTCTAAGCTCTCTAAAAACCGCTTCATCAGGGTTTTCCCCCGGATCTATCAGTCCAGCACAAATTTCTACCATATAGCCTTTTGGTCCAGGTCTATACTGTTTTACCAAAATCACTTTTTCTTTAGTTTCATTAAACAAAACTATGCATACTGCATCAGATTTTGCCAAATACTCCAATGTTATTCCAGTTGTCGGATGTAACATTTTTTCCCCTTTTAAAAATTTAAAACTGCTATCCATTTTTATTTTCCTTTCTATAATTTATCTATAATTTTAAATTTCATTCAAAAATTTTTCTCTTTCTTATTTTATCAGTTATTCCAAAAAAAATAAAGTAATTTATTACAAAATTTAAAATTTTCTTTATTTTAAGCACTTTTTTTGATATAATATAACTAATTATAAAATAAAATATTAACAGGGAGGAATTTATTTGATAGCTACAAGTAACTTATCAGTTCAATTTGGTTCAAGAAAACTTTTTGACGAAGTAAACATAAAATTTACAGAAGGAAACTGCTATGGAATAATTGGTCCAAATGGAGCAGGAAAATCTACATTTTTAAAAGTTTTAACAGGAGAAATGGAATCAACTTCAGGAGAAGTTATTATAGACAAAGGAAAAAGATTATCTTTTCTGAAACAGGATCACTTCGCTTACGAAGATGAAGAAGTATTAAATGTCGTAATGATGGGACATACAAAATTATACGACATCATGAAACAAAAAGAAGCACTTTATTCAAAAGAAGAATTTACCGAAGAAGATGGAAATCTAGCTACTGAACTGGAAGGGGAATTTGCTGAATTAGATGGCTGGGACGCAGAAACAAACGCTGAAAAATTTTTAATTGGACTTGGAATCAATGCCGAATCGCATCATAAATTAATGAAAGAATTGACGGAGCCAGAAAAAGTAAAAGTGCTATTAGCACAGGCAATTTTTGGAAATCCAGATATTTTATTATTGGATGAGCCTACAAATGGACTTGACTTACATGCTGTAAAATGGCTGGAAGACTTTTTGATGGATTTGGAAAATACGACAGTTTTAGTTGTTTCACACGACAGACACTTTTTAAATAAAGTTTGTACTCACATTGCCGATATTGATTACGGAAAAATTAAAATGTTTGTCGGAAACTATGATTTCTGGTACGAATCAAATCAACTTATGCAAGAATTAATAAGAAACCAAAATAAAAAATTAGAACAAAAGAAAAAGGAATTACAGGACTTTATTGCTCGATTTTCTGCCAACGCCTCAAAATCAAAACAGGCGACTAGCCGTAAAAAACAATTAGAAAAACTACAATTTGAAGATATGCAAATCTCAAACCGTAAATATCCGTATATTGAGTTCAAACCTGAGCGTGAAGCTGGAAACAACATGTTAAAAGTGGAAAATTTATCAAAAACTGTAGATGGGGAAAAAGTCATTGATAACATTTCATTTACAATAAATACTGGTGACAAAGTTGTAATTTTATCAAATAATGATATTGCCAAAACTACTCTTTTCCAACTTTTAGCCGGAGAAATTGAGCCTGATGAAGGAAAAATTGAATGGGGTGTTACAACTTCTCAAAGTTATTTTCCAAAAGACAATTCCAAATACTTTGAAGGTGTGGATTTATCGCTAATTGACTGGCTAAGACAATTTTCAAATGACCAGCACGAAGAATATGTGAGAGGATTTTTAGGAAGAATGCTATTTTCTGGTGAAGAAGCTACAAAAAAAGCAAAAGTCTTATCAGGAGGAGAAAAAGTTAGATGTATGCTGTCAAAAATGATGCTATCGAATGCCAATGTCTTACTTTTGGATAATCCGACCGACCATTTGGATTTGGAAAGTATCACTTCATTAAATAAATCTCTGGAAAGATTCCCAGGAACAATTTTATTTACGACACACGACCATGAATTTATTCAGACAATTGCAAACAAAATAATCGAAATCACACCAAAAGGAATTCTTGAGAAAGAAATGGAATATGACGACTATTTAAACGATGAAAACGTACAAGAAAAATTAGAAGAAATGTATAAATAGTTTTTTTAATAATACCATTTCTCATTTAAACAGTAGATTTATAATAAAATTTTTTTATAAGTAAATGAATATAAAAAAACTATCTCGAATCAATTGTACGAGATAGTTTATTTTTTTATTTAATTTATTTATGCTTCAACTCTTTCAGGGTAAATACTAACTCTTTTTTTACCTTTTCCAAATTTTTCAAATTTTACAAATCCATCTGCTACTGCAAATAAAGTGTAATCTTTTCCTAATTTTGCATTAGTTCCTGCATAAAATTTAGTTCCTCTTTGTCTTACGATAATGTTTCCTGATTTTACAGCTTCTCCATCATATTTTTTAATTCCTAAATATTTAGGATTTGAATCTCTACCATTTCTAGTTGAACCTTGTCCTTTTTTTGAGGCAAATAACTGTAAATTTAATTTTAATATCATTTCTGACCTCCTTGTTTATTCTTTCGCTAATTTTTTAATTTACTCAAATTTTACAAATTCTTTGTATTCATATGCAATATCTTTCAAATAAGAATACATTGATTCTGTCAAAATGTCGACTTTTTTAAATTCTTCCTCTGTTAAATTAGAATTTTGCAAATCACAAATTAACTTTCCGCTCTCATCTATTTCATATTTTATTTTACCATTTAACTTCAAAATTTCTAAAATTCCATTTAAAGCCATCTGTGAAACAGATGAAACTGCTGCACACACAATATCTTCACCGCGATCAGCATAACCTGCGTGCTCACTAATTTTAAAATACACAATTCTATCTTTTTTTCGCTTTATTTTTATCTTTATCATTTTTCTCTTTAAAAACTAATTATATTGATTTAATTTCAATAGTTGTATATTGTTGTCTGTGACCTTTTTTTCTGTAATAAGTTTTTTTGTTGTATTTGAAGTTGATTTTTTTCTCACCTTTTCCATGTTCTTTAACTGTTGCCACAACCTTTGCACCTTCTACAAAAGGAGCACCAACTGTTACATTGTCACCTTCTCCTACCATAAGAACTTCTTTAATTTCGATTTCTGAATTAACTTCAGCTGCTAATTTTTCCACTTTTAACACAGTTCCAACTTCTACTTTGTACTGTTTTCCACCTGTTTTAATTACTGCAAACATTTAAGTTCACCTCCACATTATTTTTATTTTTTTCGCTATATTTGGTATTAGCCACCAATTCTAAGCGTAAAAATATTTTACTACATTTTCTTTTATTTGTCAAACTTTTTGAAACAACATTTCCTATTTTCATAGGATTAATAAAAATACCGTAAATATTAAAAAAACAGAAAAAATTATTTTAGTATTGACATTCAAAATCAAAAATGATAATATTAAATTGTAAAGGTAAGAAAAATAAAACTCGTTTTAGAAGGAGAGTAACTATAATGAAAAGAATTGCGATATTAACAAGTGGTGGAGATTCACAAGGTATGAATACTGCTATAAGAGCCGTTACTAAAGCCGCTATAAACAAAGGAATGGAAGTTTATGGTATAAGAAGAGGATATAAAGGTATGCTTGAAGATCAAATCTTTCCATTAACATTGTTAGATGTAAGCGGAATTGCTGATAAAGGAGGAACAATTCTACTATCAGCAAGACTTCCAGAATTTAAAGATCCTAAAGTTAGAGCAAGAGCTGCAGCTAATTTGAAGAAGTATGGAATTGACGGACTAGTTGTAATCGGCGGGGACGGTTCATTCCACGGTGCACATTACTTGTATGAAGAACATGGGATTAAAACAATCGGAATACCAGGAACTATTGATAATGATGTAGCTGGAACTGACTATACAGTTGGTTATGATACAGCATTAAATATTATATTGGATGCCATCTCAAAATTGAAAGATACTGCTACTT harbors:
- a CDS encoding dihydroorotase; protein product: MLFLKNGVDVFGKQIELLILDDKIFKVGEKILESEIEEFKKENSNKNLKIIDLNGKLVMPGVIDIHTHMREPGFTYKEDFATGSRACAKAGITTFYDMPNTIPTTTSLKALEEKKKLAARKSIVNYGFHFGGSKNNNASEIKKVIESGKVNTVKIFMNVSTGEMLIEDDEILKKVFENSKLVLVHAENEMIDKALKLNKDYGNGLYVCHIPSKEELIKVLNAKKDKDFNNEKHPIYAEVTPHHLFLNEEIRESTKRNKMLLRMKPELRTKADNEFLWEALNNGEIDTIGTDHAPHLISEKLEKITFGMPGVETSLALMLNAYNEKRVKLETIQKLMCESPAKIMKIRKRGKLEEGYFADIIAVDLSKEWTVGIDDKIESKCGWTPYENWKLKGKNILTIVNGKIVFENGKFSDRLENGREVEFYE
- a CDS encoding AzlC family ABC transporter permease, with translation MINTKKYLKGLKAGIGMGVAYIPFGLTVGLIAKNNGMYTIVTAAMSFGIYAGGSEAMLLKMVYVQHSTAIEVIISVLMINLRYLLLNLLIFRQLKNGTKLFEKILVGVGLTDETITYAIIKEENSPWYIIGLNTIPYLCYAGSSVLGSLFGNMIPEVFRASLSFILYSIYFSLLVMSLQKLPKFFEVVIYVIAAKLAFMYLPILNKVSSGWAMILIMIGSSLIYAVRHRKDEVKENE
- a CDS encoding AzlD domain-containing protein, with product MNNLEVFKVIVISALVTVALRLLPLFVKIPKNPIMNKFFEALPYSVLALMIFPDIFTSGGTTPYDIVKILIGMGVVAFLSLKRFGLGIIVSVSLVMIFLFDLAKIYLIK
- a CDS encoding DUF4272 domain-containing protein, with the translated sequence MGVLEFFRKKRKERLIICFSKDKTEEKILKNFFEAYADKIKSVTNEADKEITSKTKKFFLVLKNDRKLSIQVNPSPKYILETEFFMELFLEKLKFETFKNLNEKEISKYTRILIAVEMLNKNKRDDDELLRKKVTEFFYGFQKFLIAKRLKHYHYDKKNLVRDEEKWDFSDFIPPLSEKMFENFEQTKEDADRMERNIKLMEKDKMPFYDKMEVNISEKDVKIRKKWEIIRKVVAIVITRIASQTFLEKKENMLKNLNDIIGIFEKKYQFKEFLTKREREFLENKKENYQLNVEFYFRLETAQTLLWVLSIDKLPDLNNFSDLAEIIEILENENLKSFARKCEIRSKNQILDVLDYMYRLNWANVEIKLNGYSRIVNESILYFTRLGLEWVVQSDIPMEEIVIHT
- the mgtE gene encoding magnesium transporter encodes the protein MKNVKNKENFEKDFEESLENRKNKESSEESKKSKENLENFQNSEISEEDVEKLKKEIRERISDDEEVEEEEERFSPEEMAQEIQKIETEKELEEYLDDNHSIDVAESFEELKDDELIRIFELMSDENKAGILEQADEELQTRIIDLLSDEEAIDILSYMSPDDVADILGFIDIQKSKSILNKMKRSQANKIRELLGYEEDTAGGIMTTQYIAFKGNLEVKDVMKKLKVIAPRTEVIETIFVTNKKKELIGEVDLRDILISSDDTKLVDIMDDNPKYVYVEQDQEEVARLVSRYDLKVVPVTNHKKIILGIITIDDIIDVIQEENTEDILKLGGVSEEEEIYSSFWFSVKQRLPWLVINLGTAFLASFVIKLFSGTVEKVVILSSIMTIISGMGGNAGTQALSVTIRALALGEVDFKDTIGIIAKTFLVGAINGALLGILCGAIIWAFCGNFYMGLIVFLAMVGNLVIACMIGFLIPITLKAMKIDPAMASAVVLTTATDCFGFLIFLSLATVFLNRLV
- a CDS encoding NUDIX hydrolase, which gives rise to MDSSFKFLKGEKMLHPTTGITLEYLAKSDAVCIVLFNETKEKVILVKQYRPGPKGYMVEICAGLIDPGENPDEAVFRELREETGYVKEDLTDIKKLPHGLYVSPGYTTESLHFYGARLKSDKIKPKELSLDHGEDLKVLWVDVKDILNVTRDMKTVLAVTYFSKL
- a CDS encoding ABC-F family ATP-binding cassette domain-containing protein — encoded protein: MIATSNLSVQFGSRKLFDEVNIKFTEGNCYGIIGPNGAGKSTFLKVLTGEMESTSGEVIIDKGKRLSFLKQDHFAYEDEEVLNVVMMGHTKLYDIMKQKEALYSKEEFTEEDGNLATELEGEFAELDGWDAETNAEKFLIGLGINAESHHKLMKELTEPEKVKVLLAQAIFGNPDILLLDEPTNGLDLHAVKWLEDFLMDLENTTVLVVSHDRHFLNKVCTHIADIDYGKIKMFVGNYDFWYESNQLMQELIRNQNKKLEQKKKELQDFIARFSANASKSKQATSRKKQLEKLQFEDMQISNRKYPYIEFKPEREAGNNMLKVENLSKTVDGEKVIDNISFTINTGDKVVILSNNDIAKTTLFQLLAGEIEPDEGKIEWGVTTSQSYFPKDNSKYFEGVDLSLIDWLRQFSNDQHEEYVRGFLGRMLFSGEEATKKAKVLSGGEKVRCMLSKMMLSNANVLLLDNPTDHLDLESITSLNKSLERFPGTILFTTHDHEFIQTIANKIIEITPKGILEKEMEYDDYLNDENVQEKLEEMYK
- the rpmA gene encoding 50S ribosomal protein L27, producing the protein MILKLNLQLFASKKGQGSTRNGRDSNPKYLGIKKYDGEAVKSGNIIVRQRGTKFYAGTNAKLGKDYTLFAVADGFVKFEKFGKGKKRVSIYPERVEA
- a CDS encoding ribosomal-processing cysteine protease Prp, with protein sequence MIKIKIKRKKDRIVYFKISEHAGYADRGEDIVCAAVSSVSQMALNGILEILKLNGKIKYEIDESGKLICDLQNSNLTEEEFKKVDILTESMYSYLKDIAYEYKEFVKFE
- the rplU gene encoding 50S ribosomal protein L21 — translated: MFAVIKTGGKQYKVEVGTVLKVEKLAAEVNSEIEIKEVLMVGEGDNVTVGAPFVEGAKVVATVKEHGKGEKKINFKYNKKTYYRKKGHRQQYTTIEIKSI